In the Methanosarcinales archaeon genome, one interval contains:
- a CDS encoding NCS2 family permease has translation MGNIIENYFQLKKNGTTIRTEITAGLVTFMTMAYIIVVNPAILQAAGIPFGPSMVATIISAIFGTLLMGLYAKRPFAIAPYMGENAFVAYTVVGVLGYSWQTALGAVFISGVLFTLLTLVGARKLMVKAIPGNLKYSFAVGIGLFISFIGLVNSGIVTLGVQGAPVHVGPLNTSGVALAIFGLIFIGALMIRRIKGAILIGMIVTALIGFITGISEAPVALVSMPPSISPIFLQLDIFGALTWGFFAVILTMFTMDLLDTMGTLIGASARAGFLDENGNIPEIGKPLLSDALATVFAGMAGTTTTGTYIESTTGIEVGGRTGLTAVVVAILFSLALFFSPLFSAIPAA, from the coding sequence ATGGGTAACATCATAGAGAATTATTTTCAATTGAAGAAGAATGGGACAACCATAAGAACAGAAATAACGGCAGGGCTTGTGACCTTCATGACCATGGCATATATCATTGTCGTGAATCCTGCAATTCTACAGGCTGCCGGTATTCCGTTCGGTCCGTCGATGGTCGCAACCATCATCTCAGCCATCTTCGGCACACTTCTGATGGGACTTTATGCAAAAAGGCCCTTTGCGATCGCTCCATATATGGGTGAAAATGCTTTTGTTGCTTATACAGTAGTTGGTGTTCTGGGCTATTCATGGCAGACCGCACTTGGAGCAGTGTTCATAAGCGGAGTACTATTCACACTTTTAACTCTAGTTGGAGCCCGGAAATTAATGGTAAAAGCCATACCCGGAAATCTAAAATATAGTTTTGCAGTAGGCATAGGACTCTTCATCTCTTTCATCGGTCTTGTCAATTCAGGTATAGTAACACTGGGAGTCCAAGGAGCACCCGTACATGTGGGCCCCCTTAATACCAGCGGTGTTGCGCTTGCCATATTCGGTTTAATTTTCATCGGCGCCCTTATGATTAGGCGCATAAAAGGAGCCATCCTGATAGGTATGATCGTAACGGCACTTATCGGTTTCATCACAGGTATTTCAGAAGCTCCGGTCGCATTGGTCAGTATGCCGCCCAGTATTTCCCCTATTTTTCTTCAACTTGATATTTTCGGTGCGCTGACATGGGGATTTTTTGCTGTGATCCTTACTATGTTCACAATGGATCTGCTGGATACCATGGGTACGCTCATAGGTGCGTCTGCAAGGGCAGGTTTTCTGGATGAAAACGGAAACATTCCAGAAATTGGAAAACCGCTTCTGTCCGATGCTCTTGCCACAGTCTTTGCCGGAATGGCAGGCACAACAACCACCGGGACGTATATCGAGTCGACTACAGGCATTGAGGTCGGTGGCAGAACAGGATTGACGGCAGTAGTCGTTGCAATACTCTTTTCGCTGGCACTTTTCTTCTCTCCACTGTTCTCTGCTATCCCGGCAGCT